From the genome of Miscanthus floridulus cultivar M001 chromosome 10, ASM1932011v1, whole genome shotgun sequence, one region includes:
- the LOC136489614 gene encoding zinc finger BED domain-containing protein RICESLEEPER 2-like — MSSSPLPLVLRQARSVSFFEATGVEGPEAGDDEMSDEQEDIGLSMTINDELRLCGMTGDDEDDIVGDAEELFGRRAAEELNGGTATHPLPVDDADGPNAVQGDTQAAADDGSTSQPNRPSTSVCWEDFEKLYKKVNGKDVRYGARCLHCRKEYSANSKFGTGHLLRHQDSCPKKREKCRMAQSHITFNKDGSMRNWEYSAEVARVQLVRLLARLDLPLRLGETEAWEDYIKTAHNPRYSTVSKQTTTRDLFKYFNEKRGRLIDDLKNNAISSVAITSDIWSGNAKEDYLSVVGHYINADWQLEKRVLGLRLIDASHNAENIAERVSNVLNDYGILNKVFSVTLDNASANNKAMDKLKPMLKEYLGSDLFLHQRCACHIINLIVKEALVAVSPLIDAFRTAISYINSSNQRVAAYKSYCMASGIRPRKFALDMDVRWNSTYLMLRHLLPHKETFHTFIESNYPRAKGGPFLLTHDHWAMAIKILEFLELFYDSTVALSGVYYSTAPLMVHHIVKIAIHLHKYQNDEHIRTVVQPMIDKYNKYWRTIPDLYCIAFILDPRAKIKGFNKVLRKLNLLTDADYSNKLMQTRTLLFKLYHKYDDLYGSVRAKRADPPSLSGKKRTAWAEIYDDDDDGGGMVGAGCSSLPPNLDMSRTIPATALLHAANSSSSSSELSAYLDCDTVSQWDDDFNILNWWHHHKLTYPVLSTLAKDVFSVPVSTISSEATFSTTGRIIEERRRRLNPETVEALTCIKDWEAAESRLQHMVEDKELEEAFENLYLD; from the exons ATGTCGTCGTCGCCGTTGCCTCTGGTGCTCCGTCAAGCGAG ATCTGTTTCTTTTTTTGAAGCCACTGGCGTTGAGGGACCGGAGGCCGGCGACGACGAGATGTCGGATGAGCAGGAGGACATCGGTCTCTCCATGACGATCAACGACGAGTTGcgcctctgcgggatgaccggagacGACGAGGACGATATTGTTGGGGATGCTGAGGAGCTCTTCGGTCGTCGTGCTGCCGAGGAGCTCAACGGCGGTACTGCTACTCACCCACTTCCCGTCGACGACGCTGACGGCCCCAACGCCGTCCAGGGCGACACTCAAGCCGCTGCTGATGACGGCTCAACCAGCCAGCCTAACCGCCCTTCTACCTCGGTTTGCTGGGAGGATTTCGAGAAGCTCTACAAGAAGGTAAATGGTAAGGATGTCAGGTATGGCGCTCGGTGTCTTCACTGCCGTAAGGAGTACTCTGCTAATTCTAAATTTGGGACTGGCCACCTTCTCCGTCATCAAGACTCTTGCCCTAAAAAGCGTGAGAAATGTCGCATGGCTCAGTCCCACATTACTTTCAATAAGGATGGTAGTATGCGTAATTGGGAGTATTCTGCTGAGGTTGCTCGTGTTCAGCTTGTTCGTTTGCTTGCTAGGCTAGATCTTCCCCTACGTCTTGGTGAAACTGAGGCCTGGGAAGATTACATAAAaactgctcataaccctaggtacTCAACTGTTTCTAAGCAAACTACAACTAGAGATCTTTTTAAGTATTTCAATGAGAAGCGTGGTcgtttgattgatgatttgaagaacaaTGCCATTTCATCTGTTGCTATTACTTCTGATATTTGGTCTGGAAATGctaaagaagattatttgagtgttgttggtcattacattaatGCTGATTGGCAACTTGAAAAAAGAGTGCTTGGCTTAAGGCTtatagatgcatcacataatgctGAGAACATTGCTGAACGTGTTAGTAATGTGCTTAATGATTATGGTATATTGAACAAGGTCTTTTCTGTTACTTTGGACAATGCCTCGGCTAATAACAAAGCTATGGATAAACTGAAACCTATGCTTAAGGAGTATTTAGGTTCTGATTTGTTTTtgcatcaacgttgtgcttgtcatatcataaaTCTGATTGTTAAAGAAGCTCTGGTTGCTGTTAGTCCTTTGATTGATGCTTTCAGAACTGCAATATCATACATTAACTCTTCTAACCAGAGAGTTGCTGCATATAAGAGTTATTGCATGGCATCTGGTATTAGACCTAGGAAGTTTGCATTggacatggatgttagatggaactcTACATACCTGATGCTTAGGCATTTGCTACCACACAAGGAAACTTTCCATACTTTCATTGAGTCTAATTATCCTAGAGCTAAAGGTGGCCCCTTTCTTTTGACTCATGATCATTGGGCTATGGCAATTAAAATACTAGAATTCCTTGAACTGTTTTATGACTCAACAGTTGCTTTGTCTGGTGTCTACTATTCTACTGCCCCACTTATGGTTCATCATAttgttaagattgctatacacctGCATAAGTATCAAAATGATGAACATATTAGAACTGTTGTTCAACCTATGATTGATAAGTACAATAAGTATTGGAGAACCATACCTGATCTTTACTGCATTGCATTTATCTTGGATCCAAGAGCTAAAATTAAAGGTTTTAACAAAGTGCTTAGAAAGTTAAATTTGCTTACTGATGCTGATTATTCTAATAAGCTCATGCAAACTAGAACTCTTCTCTTCAAACTGTATCATAAGTATGATGATTTGTATGGATCTGTAAGGGCCAAAAGGGCTGACCCTCCAAGCCTATCTGGTAAGAAAAGAACAGCTTGGGCTGAaatatatgatgatgatgatgatggtggtggtatGGTTGGAGCTGGctgttcttctcttcctcctaatcttgatatgtctAGGACTATTCCTGCTACTGCTTTGCTACATGCAGCAAATTCTTCTAGCAGTAGTTCTGAACTGTCTGCTTATCTGGACTGTGACACAGTGAGCCAGTGGGATGATGACTTCAACATCCTGAACTGGTGGCATCATCATAAGCTAACATATCCAGTTCTTTCTACCCTTGCTAAAGATGTTTTCAGTGTGCCTGTTTCTACCATTTCATCAGAAGCTACTTTCAGTACCACTGGCAGGATCATTGAAGAAAGGCGGCGGAGGCTAAACCCTGAGACTGTGGAGGCACTCACATGCATCAAGGACTGGGAAGCTGCTGAGTCAAGGCTACAACATATGGTGGAGGATAAGGAGCTCGAGGAGGCCTTTGAAAACCTTTATCTTGATTAG